taataaGGCAAATGTTAAAGCTTTAAGGAATTGGTCAAATATTTTACCATCACACAACCAGtacttgtaattatttttttatatttctaatttgATGCATTTTGAGAATGATGTTGAAGACAACTTTTTATCTCTTCAAATTTTGTTTTGATCAATTTCctcgtatatttattaataaataatagagaTATTTAGTGTCTCATATGTTGATGACTAACCAAATTATTCACCTCATATATAAATCTTTTTATAATACAAACCTGCAATTAAACATTCTTGGCCAACTGGACCACCCACGACTTTTATGTAAGTTATAAGTCCGTCAAGTATCCATTCTCTTTCTACAATTCCACTTAAAGATAAACTCTGTAATCTTCTTTCTgtacataaaattaaattatttgctGTAACAACTAACAAATTACAACTTAAAGCttgatttaatttttcacataTACGATAATGCATTCCATCAGTGGAATTAGTTGGTTCATATATTATTACACGTTCAGATAATTGAACTGCTAATCTACATTTGTACACAGCAATGCGAGAAATCTGAAATTAAAGTGATAATCTTTGTAATGTATATTAATTATCAGTAGATTTCATTTAAGTACAACTATtggtaaaatttcattattactatttttcaGAGGCAGAGTACTCCTATTTCCTTTTTAAGTTTCATTTTAACTTATACAGGGATTTTATTTATACGAGATTTTAAATACTTTACTTAATACATAATCTGTCACTAATTTTGTATtaagttaattttatttctgagaactaaataattattcaattttattaagaaaatatCAGATTTCTAATTATGTACATTTACTTACCAAATCTTTACATTTAATTCGAACTTTTTCACTGGTAATCAGATTTTGTATTATTACATCAGTCATATTTTCCCTGTATGCATATCTATCTCCATATAATCCATGTATAACATTCCATGATAATTGTAAATATGTTATTGTACCATCCTGACAACCTAATGCCTGCATTGGTAAATAAAGAATAGCTTTATAAGTAATTACTTAATATGATAATTACATGCAGTAAAAATTGTAACACAAATAAAAGTGCTCGactaataattataattcaGAACATTGaatcaaataatattaaaataataactgATATATAATTAGATTCTCACAATATGTGTAGATGTTGGATGTACTGCACAACTCCATACCCAGGAAGAAAATGTACCACCAACATTAATTAATTGTATTCCATCATATGTCATTAATATACACTGTTTGTTACTTCCTGAAATCAAAATGTATTGGCCTCCTGCAAAATTGCACATTCTAagaggaataaaatttaataatctgTCTTTTCCAACTGGTTTTCCTGTGATTGAATAAAAGGATATAGTTCCATTCCATTCTGCGATACAAAGGACATCTGTAGAATTTTCCCTGTGAGTAAAGCCAAAATTCAGTGTTAAAATATGTTATATATTAGTTctgtatataaatacaaatttaataaatattttttgttacataacttgcataaaattttaattaacaggataaattaaaatgatattaaattataataaatttaattaaaatttataaatcattAACACAGTAAGATAATAACCCTTTATTACCATTGACGATTCCATAGTAAACTCCATATTGGTACTTCATTTTGTCTATCAATACGTATCTGTTCTTCTCCATTCTAAAATTCAATAATGTTTTCAAATAATTAAGTATAACAAAGTTAAAGTACATTTACTGTTTAGAAACTATtgagcaaaaataaaaataaaaatattgcattgtttaaatagttattttatttaaaaattgattttaagaAACTAAAAAGATATAAATAAGAATTGTCCACAGTTAATATTCTATAGTCTttaaaagaataaaacaaaCTTTATTTCTAATAGACACATAGCCAGTTGCCAATCCAATGGCCAAATATTGACCATCGTTTGTCCAAGCACAACAATTTACTCTTCCTCTTAATTTATGTTTCACAACTGCTTTTTGTTCTGGAGACCAGAATGCTATATCTGATATCGAACAACTCAAAAGTTGATGTGATACTGGATTGAACTGCATAGCTTGAACTGCTTCATTATGTCtaagaaattatattataataaatattttgatgTAATTGAAATGAGTGTATTATACAAAGAAAtctattttgtttaattaaattaagcatgggatatagaaatatattgtGAATAATGTTTCAAATACAAATTCTTGTTTACtaaatataatttctaaaattaaagaattcaattaacaaaatattatatttagtaGTAAAAAATTTAACTTACGAATATTTAAGGATACCTTCCAATCTTGATGTCCAAATAATGACACTCTTATCTGCACCTCCCGATGCAAATTTTTTACCATCTCTTGCATAACATACACAGTAAACTATGTCTTTATGTCCTATGaagtataaatacaaatatgtcctataattcttttatattattaatccCTATGAACTAATCATAATGTATCAGAATTagttatttacaaaaaaaaatagtacaCCTTGAAATTCTTAAACAATCttcaatttataatattataagtttaatatttttataaatatcaatCATACTtgttatattaaataaagttataaatattcattgtataaaaaatgtatttattaaaaaaattacaaaatgtaatttaatttgtaTGATAAAATAAGGACACACTTCTGTGAATTACCACACACAAAAGAAAAAGGTGTTTATACACTTATTACTATCATTTTAATaatatgtttcttctttttcatgtTTTATCATTACAATAGTCCTATTAGAAAAAGTTTTATGGAGAATTCATGTTGTTGTCATTATATTGTTACATACATGTGTTTTTCTTAAACTTTCTTGTTTCtcataattacttaattattgtggatgaatttctttcttcttctttctaccGTTATTAaagttttcaaataaattacagGCTACCTATTTGCTTCTATTGATATTTTTTACaagttttaaaattaaatcatCTAGATTTTACAATCGTTTAGTTTATCtctaaaatcaatttttaaatctaCTATTTAAGAAATACAGTTTATacatatgaaatatttatttttttatactacCTAACTACAACTAATATGACTCTAACACTAAGGATAACtaataattgattaaaaattagaaacatttaAATGTGTTATCATTTTATTGTATCAATCTTATCcactaattttattaataaatatattttcttctgtAATAAACATTTGTAGTTGTATTCAATATATTTAATGTAATTTATACTTATAAAAGCATTAAACTCATAGTATTTTAAACTGAAAATTGTATAAGAATTTCAAAATGtgatataaattttgttttcaacaTGTTCAACTTATATGTACTACAAGAATGACTTGTTATTACAAGGCAAGAGGGTAAATCCAAACAATTCAATCTACCTTTTAATGGCTGAATTAAAGCACCTTCAGTTGTCTCATAAACGAGAACTTGCTGGCCAGCAGCAATAACTAATTGAGTTCCATCTGGGTTAAAACATAAGTCATATATACTGAAACAATGTTTTGTCCATGTTAGGAATAGTTCCTGTTATTTCAAATAACacacaaaaaatattaaatagctcTATATGATAAAAACTAACAATTCAAAACTTGTCTTTTTGTATCATTgtgtaaatattgtatatatacaaattttcatgtacaatacaaaataattaaaaattaaaatataaattaaactaATTTTCTTCAACTAATTAAAGAATTGTTTACTTATTATTGTATTGTACAATTTTGGTTATAACTTTCTAACTTTTatctataaaaaataattttaattttacattgataTATTTTGAAATCATAAATAATACAGCAAGAATAGGTATGTGGAACAAAAAATTACAGGAGCAATGCAAAAACAAatgaaagaataaataataatacaaccATATGTTTTTAAAAACAGTATTTAAAGTGTTAGAACTAAAATGTTATTAGTGGCAATATCATTAATTGATTGAtacagaaataaaaatgttctcaaTTGTTGTTTTTAGTAATTTaagaagaataattttaaaaaatattttttaaaattaccacCATTCTGATTTGTCTTGAACTTTATCAACCCAAGCTGGTATAGCCTTCATTGTTAATTTTACtacaaaaatgatttttcaatataatttcAAGGTATTATtgacattatttttatatatacgtTTGTTTTCATGGTTTCCACGGAAACTGTTAAAATGGCGCCGTAAATAGAAAACGTCATCTTTTATTACTCTATGTAAGAttatgaaatgaagaaataaataatggtTAAAAAATACTAATTCATGTAACATAGTAtactatattacaaaattttaaataacaatatAGAGATAAATGAGTAACAAATGTTGGGATTGGTCGGTACCATATCCTTTGAGTCCATAATTAGCTATTACTTTTATTACACGACTATCTACAATGATATATGACGAATGAAAGTTCCTAGAACATTTACTTCTAGCgataactataacgtacaatgGTCTTGACCCACGAATCGTAGACCAAACACTActgtaaatttcaatttcttgtcccattattaaattatataaatagtacaaaatattttaacaatttttcaataaaaatgaaatatatatatatttgttatttactCTTTATTCTTGAAAAGGATATATTAATCAAAAATTTTATATGAAAACATTCAACCAAAGTTTGAGGAATTTAGTAATCAACTATACATATGGTATTGTATCAGGGTATCGTTTCATTTCATGAATTAATTCTAGGTAATATTATTTTGACATTTGTGCCGAATTactatttttcataaataatcctgataataaagaattttcagagaaataaatatctaaaataaaaaaaatttttaaaggaaATGTTACGAGAAAAAGGGGAGATAATACGTACCAACttatgaaagaaaaaacgaCTGAAcataaaaacgagaaaaaagaaaataaccctAAATCAAAGTTCTTTGTTGAAACATTAATTAGTGAATAGCATTATTAATGAAATGTTCTAGAACAAAATGAGagggaaaaatttgaattctatttctatttccttTTTATGCTGTTTCTCCTAAATTAATAAATGATAATTAATTACTGTATTaattctatttacttttttaaacattcagcttttaaaaaaataaaagaatatacttTAATTTTCGTGAAAAAAGTTTCTATCAAGTACGCATATTAAagtgttattaaaaattataaacaaactTTAAAGTTGAATAAACCATATTATAGAAatacttaaaatatttatttaatttttattaactaTATACGTTTTTATATAGTGTGGATTAATTTATACGCACATACATCAAATTGACTATATACAGGGGTAATCTCAGAAGTACCTAATTTAACAAagaaaacacaacaaatttgggaaaaaatatttttatttctgtacATAGTCTCCTTTCAGATCGATATACTTTTCCCAACAATGTTCAATAACTTTGACATCCTGTTTATAATGCGAATCATAGAGCTCTGCAAAATAGCCATCAACTGCAGACTTCACTTCTTCATTATTGGCAAATCTTTTATCACCGAGCGATTGTTTCAAGTttggaaacagaaaataatccgagGGGGCTAAATATGGCAAATATGGTGCGCGAGGAAGTAATTCAAACTTTAACTTATTGTTTTTGGCCATTACAATAAAGAATGCGTGAACTGGTGCATTGTCTCGATGAAACAAAACCTTCTCTTTTGTCAAATGCTACCATTTTTTCTTGATTTCATAACTAAAACGCTGCAATAAGTTTGCATAATACTCGTCGTTGATTGTTTTTCCTTTCTGAAGataatcaatgaaaattatccCACACGTATCCCAAAAAACTGACGCCATGACCTTGCCTGCAGATAGAACTGTTTTCGCCTTCTTTGGAGTCGCTTTTCCCCTTTCAGTCCATTGTTTTGACTGTCCCTTCGTCTTAGGTGTGAAGTGCTGGACCCATGTTTCACTCACAGTTATAAATTGACGCAAAAACTTGACTTTATTGCTGTGAAACTCGCcaaacactcgatcgaaacatccTCACAACACTGTTTTTGATCCGTAGTGAGTAATCGCGGCACTCATCTTGCGCACAGCTTTCTCATGTGCAAATTTTCAGTCAATATCCGATACCATTTTGTGGATTTTTGTCATCATTTCAAGTGTAGTCACCTCATTTGGTCAACCACTGCATTGTTCGTCTTAACAGCTTGTACGACCTTGTTTAAACTCTGTCACCCAATATTTTACTGTTGCAAACGACTCCcccaaagtagaatctagctccGCTTTGATATAGATTAGAGTGAGGCCTTTCAAATGAAAGTATTGTATCACATAACGATAACCAATTTTTTCCATATTTACAAATTCACTAAGAGCGTTCACTATTGATGGCTGCAAATATTAAACAACGTAGTGTTATCAACCTTTAAACTTAAGATTTATAAGTTCGGTACTTCTCCCttagttatttttttaaaacaacTACCGCTATCTACACATCAGGTTGGGTACTTCTGGGATTACCCGTAGTTTTACAGCTGTTTTCTCAAAAATTACTAGTACTAGTTAAAACTATtaacatttaaaattatatgcGTAAAAGTAATCATACCATACTAAATGTGCAATGTATAATTACATGAAAAGTTTTCATTTCATTCTTCTCATGTTGATCTTGAAAcaacataatttttatttaactctTTTTTCTCTAGAGATAATAATATTGTCATAAATTAAGGTAGAACTTTCAAGTGCCTCATCCTATATACATTAGCAGAAACTTTTACTctattttaagaaatttattgtacgaattaaaaatttaacaaatactCTTCTTTATCTTATGATTAATTATTGTAAACATATAAttacatatatattaaatatactaCTACATATCTACACGTACAACTTTTCACatatacatattattatacgtatacatttctTTAACATAATAATCTTTGGTATCAATTTTTGTGGGAtgagaaataatgaaaatagaatGCATAATTGCACTAAAAATGACAATAAATACATGGTATTGGAAAATTCTTACTACAACAATTGTTATCTTTAaaagttttaataataataaacattaatttccaaaataatATATATGCTACATATGATTAGATTCTGATGTTATAAGTGGAAAGTTTTGTGTATCTATAAGAAGTTCTTCATTATTTGGTTTTTCTTCAGGTTCAAATTCATCTATGTCTTCTTCATCAGTTATCATTTGAGGTCCAGTAGATTTATATTGAAATGCGGAATGTGATAAATCAACCTCTACAGGAAATAATGTCACAGCAGATAATAGATCTCTTGTgttagaataatattttcctaAACCAGctgcaaatttttgcagttgccACACAACATCTTGAACATGTTTATTGTCTAATAACTCTAATTTTACAAGCACATCTGATCTAAGTTTTGCAAATTTTGTACGAGCTTCTTGTCGACATCTTAACACTAAACGATATTCGTAATTGCCCGTTTCCACTCGATAAAGAGGTTCTTGTAGTGCTGCATAACTTTGTTCTTCATCATCTAATTCTTTTACTTTCAAGCAATATGAAAGGTACTCAAATTTTGCATCAGCATACTTGCTAATAGTTAATCGAGTATCTGGAATAGCTTTATGAAGATATGTGCCTAAGTCGTTCAATATGGGTTTTAAAGTTTTTAGCATTGTTACTCCAAACTTTTCCATTTGTCTATGTTGTTCACCAAACTGCCTGAAAGCTTCACTAGCTCGCGGTTGTGGTTCTCTCACTCCTATTGCAGCAAAAGTATCTCCAAATACTGAAACATGTAccaatattatataatttataatagtatAGTTCCACAAGTTAAATAAGATCCCTGAAATCGGAACCATTGACCCAATCCTTTTTCCTACCAAGTATCTACACGAACTGTTTTGCATTGATCTTTGTCATCTTTCAATAGTCTTACTTCTTTTAAACAGTGTCAAATACTCTACGTCTCATTATCCGATCTCATGTTCAACAATCACCCCTACATTCTTAGGTTTCTCCTGTAGAGATCTTATTAAACTTATTGAGCTATACAAATTTCCGAAATTGGAAAACTAATACAAAGTATGAAGAATACtgacatatataatattttaaatttaagtttTATACAAAGATTTATGTAAAAGTACTTTACatttaataattcaaataaaaatttctgaacatacctttgtacatCTGTGTTAAGTCAAAAAATGCATGTAAAGTAGATTGAGCATGAGAAACTAGACCTCTATATAAATTTTCAGTGCGCTGTAATGCCATTAATCTTTGTACAAGTGCATCGTTACAAAGAATAGCACGTGACAATCCAAGTGCATCTGCTGTTGCACTTCCCATTCCTTCAACTAATCTATGTTTCACCTAAAATTTAACTTGTTGGCTATAAACAATACTgttgttaaataatttataataaatacatgATTAAAGTGTAATATAAACCTTCTTTAGAGCTATATCGAGAGTACGACCTTGTTTAGGATCTgcatgtagtttattataattgaTACTGACTTGAGAGTCACAAGATTGGATCATTTTTGCAACTTCTACTTTTGTCTTTCCTCTGACAGATATCCCATTTACTGCTACAAGTTCATCTCCTGATTGCAAAGTACCATCTATTGCTGCAGGTGTGTtatcaaaaatttgtacaatatatAAGCAAGGACACAATGGTGCTCCACCTCCAATGCTTATGCCTATAAGATTACTGCTGTCTTTTTGTATTACAACGTTGCCAGAAGTAATCGTCATACccctgtataaaataatttaataaaagaaatatattaaatatcattaaaatcaatatttactTTACATAAGAACTATAAATCTTTTAGATAAGTAAATGAGAGAATCTAATGAACACATCTCTAAAGATACATAATAGAAGAATAACTAATATtctactttatatatatatttacatagcaCAATCTATAAATTACTTCAATAAAACAAGTGTCTtgctaaatataataaataatttaatactattagtattaatataataataatttcataaatatattaaCTATAAGATAATGTTGATAATTTATACTTGTAACATTTTGTTAACCAAATAAACTTGagttattaattttaaacgtGTAATAAtgagaatatattaatatatattgatGTTACacaaatattcataaaattcTTACCTGACAGTTTTACAATAACTAAATGCTTATcagaaatgtaataaaaaaaaaagtgaattgTATTACTACAGT
The sequence above is drawn from the Ptiloglossa arizonensis isolate GNS036 chromosome 1, iyPtiAriz1_principal, whole genome shotgun sequence genome and encodes:
- the Pick1 gene encoding protein interacting with PRKCA 1 isoform X1, whose product is MDYDDDFFFEEDKILKNQTILSTDNITLNESSEKFQENYFFPITTVPSANVQSQFTMREDRIPDVELVAQDQSLHQLLSSMTGMTITSGNVVIQKDSSNLIGISIGGGAPLCPCLYIVQIFDNTPAAIDGTLQSGDELVAVNGISVRGKTKVEVAKMIQSCDSQVSINYNKLHADPKQGRTLDIALKKVKHRLVEGMGSATADALGLSRAILCNDALVQRLMALQRTENLYRGLVSHAQSTLHAFFDLTQMYKVFGDTFAAIGVREPQPRASEAFRQFGEQHRQMEKFGVTMLKTLKPILNDLGTYLHKAIPDTRLTISKYADAKFEYLSYCLKVKELDDEEQSYAALQEPLYRVETGNYEYRLVLRCRQEARTKFAKLRSDVLVKLELLDNKHVQDVVWQLQKFAAGLGKYYSNTRDLLSAVTLFPVEVDLSHSAFQYKSTGPQMITDEEDIDEFEPEEKPNNEELLIDTQNFPLITSESNHM
- the Pick1 gene encoding protein interacting with PRKCA 1 isoform X2; the encoded protein is MDYDDDFFFEEDKIPDVELVAQDQSLHQLLSSMTGMTITSGNVVIQKDSSNLIGISIGGGAPLCPCLYIVQIFDNTPAAIDGTLQSGDELVAVNGISVRGKTKVEVAKMIQSCDSQVSINYNKLHADPKQGRTLDIALKKVKHRLVEGMGSATADALGLSRAILCNDALVQRLMALQRTENLYRGLVSHAQSTLHAFFDLTQMYKVFGDTFAAIGVREPQPRASEAFRQFGEQHRQMEKFGVTMLKTLKPILNDLGTYLHKAIPDTRLTISKYADAKFEYLSYCLKVKELDDEEQSYAALQEPLYRVETGNYEYRLVLRCRQEARTKFAKLRSDVLVKLELLDNKHVQDVVWQLQKFAAGLGKYYSNTRDLLSAVTLFPVEVDLSHSAFQYKSTGPQMITDEEDIDEFEPEEKPNNEELLIDTQNFPLITSESNHM
- the Pick1 gene encoding protein interacting with PRKCA 1 isoform X3, with the protein product MDYDDDFFFEEDKMGMTITSGNVVIQKDSSNLIGISIGGGAPLCPCLYIVQIFDNTPAAIDGTLQSGDELVAVNGISVRGKTKVEVAKMIQSCDSQVSINYNKLHADPKQGRTLDIALKKVKHRLVEGMGSATADALGLSRAILCNDALVQRLMALQRTENLYRGLVSHAQSTLHAFFDLTQMYKVFGDTFAAIGVREPQPRASEAFRQFGEQHRQMEKFGVTMLKTLKPILNDLGTYLHKAIPDTRLTISKYADAKFEYLSYCLKVKELDDEEQSYAALQEPLYRVETGNYEYRLVLRCRQEARTKFAKLRSDVLVKLELLDNKHVQDVVWQLQKFAAGLGKYYSNTRDLLSAVTLFPVEVDLSHSAFQYKSTGPQMITDEEDIDEFEPEEKPNNEELLIDTQNFPLITSESNHM